A stretch of the Neisseria sp. DTU_2020_1000833_1_SI_GRL_NUU_006 genome encodes the following:
- a CDS encoding translocation/assembly module TamB domain-containing protein: MSETAVQETQETPNSVPTSSETQPTPPKRKRRWLRGLLLTLVVLVCALAGFIGWLVGTESGLRFGLYKIPSWFGVKIASETLEGTLVKGFHGDKWMIETDGADVKISAFRFDWKPSELFQRSLHITEIVAADIAVVPKPTPPKEEKPSKGLPESIDLPVLVFIDRFATGRLSVGQNFDNQTVYLNHLNVAYHYDQKEHRLDLKTLETPWSNSTGSAVVGLEKPFALDTTVRTKGELEGRTIDSAAQLRGSLQDVQTEILLDGDDVHLSAKSTVHPFAASLDKMIGEVLVKGFNINPTAFLPSLPKANLTFDATVVPSFTHGIALDGSLDLENKAAGFADDKAIPVRNILADFTINDNGVVTVQESEIGLLEEGSFNVAGTVDTVKNALALKINVNNLVSDDLVRTNVAGQWNGFIGVNGETASPAVDWNLESGNAQLSGLLSFVTDRQHGQRTLKLDRVRVAPQNGGELTAQGSLELFKDRLLKLDVSSKAFNPSRLDSKLPAGSVNGTINLSGELAKEKFAGKMQFAPSTLNNVPLNGKADVVYESGHLPRALTDLRLGNNIVKTNGSFGKKGDRLNIDITAPDLSRFGFGLGGLLNTRGYISGDLKGGLKTYEADLSGEARALRVGEAVNIRMLDFKLKGTPDINRPLAADIKGSHIALSGGATVIDAVNLSLSGTGAQHRIHGSSSMALDGKPYKLEVNAAGGLNKDFNQWKGSVDTLDIGGAFNLKLQNRMNLEAGAERVSMSAARWSAMGGSLNLQNFVWDKKTGIASKGSAQNLHITELQNFVKIPVEHNLVLGGDWDLAYSQNARGFLNINRQSGDIILPNKDLKKQMPLGLSALALRTRFQNGRIDSTLEGNTRFGSVNADLGISQQFGSKIANAPVSGKINLNIPDLGAIKPFLPATAQNITGRLNAAATIGGRIGAPTVAAILKGNSNYGSADGTVNIGQGAGLDASPLSGKLNLNVAELEVFRNFLPVGQTVKGRLNAAVSLGGRVGDPQFSGTLNGENLYYRNQTQGLILDNGVLRSHLQGQRWIIDSLKFHKGGTLELKGAVNIANSDPDVDVDVVFNKYDTLSRPNRRLRLSGSAKVLYNRARGLILNGTLDSDYGMFGSQKSSMPTLDDDVVVLGEEKKQTSAVTPISLNLMLNLNDNIRFVGYGADVTIGGRLNITSRPGETVQGVGTVRVVKGRYKAYGQDLDITKGTVSFVGPLNNPNLNIRAERRLSPVGAGVEVLGSLSNPRVTLVAKEAMSEKDKLSWLILNRASSGSDGDNAALSAAAGALLAGQVNDRLGLVDDLGITSQRSRNAQTGELNPAEQMLTVGKQITGNLYAGYEYGISSAEQSVKLVYQLTRAIQAVARIGSRSSGGELKYTIRFDRLFRSDYEDDRKIEEAEKQKAAQMQ, from the coding sequence ATGTCCGAAACAGCAGTCCAAGAAACCCAAGAAACGCCAAACAGTGTGCCTACGTCGTCTGAAACACAACCCACCCCGCCCAAGCGCAAGAGACGCTGGTTGCGGGGTCTGCTGCTGACATTGGTGGTGCTGGTGTGCGCGCTGGCGGGCTTTATCGGCTGGCTGGTGGGGACGGAATCGGGTTTGCGTTTCGGTTTGTACAAGATTCCGTCGTGGTTTGGCGTGAAGATTGCGTCGGAAACGCTGGAAGGTACGCTGGTTAAGGGTTTCCACGGCGATAAGTGGATGATTGAAACGGATGGGGCGGATGTGAAAATCAGCGCGTTCCGTTTTGATTGGAAGCCGTCCGAGCTGTTTCAGCGCAGCCTGCACATTACTGAAATTGTAGCGGCCGATATTGCGGTCGTGCCGAAGCCGACGCCGCCGAAAGAGGAAAAGCCGTCCAAAGGGCTGCCTGAGAGCATTGATTTGCCCGTGTTGGTGTTTATCGACCGTTTTGCGACGGGTAGGCTCAGCGTAGGCCAAAATTTTGACAATCAGACTGTCTATCTCAACCATCTGAATGTGGCATACCATTACGATCAGAAAGAACACCGCTTGGATTTGAAAACCCTCGAGACGCCGTGGAGCAATTCGACGGGTTCGGCGGTGGTTGGGCTGGAGAAGCCGTTTGCGCTCGATACGACGGTTCGGACGAAGGGCGAGCTGGAAGGTAGGACAATAGACAGTGCGGCGCAGCTGCGGGGAAGCTTGCAGGACGTGCAGACCGAAATTCTGCTGGACGGCGACGATGTGCATTTGTCGGCGAAATCTACGGTGCATCCGTTTGCCGCTTCGTTGGACAAGATGATCGGCGAGGTGCTGGTCAAGGGTTTCAACATCAATCCGACCGCTTTCCTGCCGTCGTTGCCCAAGGCAAACCTGACGTTTGACGCGACCGTCGTGCCTTCGTTTACGCACGGTATCGCGCTGGACGGTTCGCTCGACTTGGAAAACAAGGCGGCGGGTTTCGCCGATGACAAAGCCATTCCGGTGCGCAATATTCTGGCGGACTTCACGATTAACGACAACGGCGTAGTAACTGTCCAAGAGTCTGAAATCGGGCTGTTGGAGGAAGGTTCGTTCAATGTCGCCGGTACGGTCGATACGGTGAAAAACGCGCTGGCGCTCAAGATTAATGTGAACAACCTCGTTTCAGACGACCTCGTCCGCACCAATGTTGCCGGTCAGTGGAACGGATTTATCGGCGTCAACGGCGAAACCGCCTCGCCCGCTGTCGACTGGAATCTCGAAAGCGGCAACGCGCAACTTTCCGGCCTGCTGTCCTTCGTTACCGACAGACAACACGGTCAACGCACCCTCAAACTCGACCGCGTCCGCGTCGCGCCGCAAAACGGCGGCGAACTGACGGCGCAAGGTTCGCTCGAACTCTTCAAAGACCGCCTGCTCAAGCTCGATGTTTCCAGCAAGGCGTTCAATCCTTCCCGCCTAGACTCAAAACTGCCCGCCGGCAGCGTCAACGGTACCATCAATCTTTCAGGCGAACTGGCGAAAGAAAAATTCGCCGGCAAAATGCAGTTTGCGCCGAGTACGTTAAACAACGTCCCCCTCAACGGCAAAGCCGACGTCGTTTACGAATCCGGACACCTCCCGCGCGCGCTGACCGACCTGCGTTTGGGCAACAATATCGTTAAAACCAACGGCAGCTTCGGCAAAAAAGGCGACCGCCTCAATATCGACATCACCGCTCCCGACCTTTCCCGTTTCGGTTTCGGACTGGGCGGGCTGCTCAATACGCGCGGCTACATTTCAGGCGACCTCAAAGGCGGGCTGAAAACCTACGAAGCCGACCTCTCCGGCGAAGCGCGCGCGCTGCGTGTCGGCGAAGCCGTCAACATCCGCATGCTTGACTTCAAACTCAAAGGCACGCCCGACATCAACCGTCCGCTTGCCGCCGACATCAAAGGCAGCCACATCGCCCTTTCCGGCGGCGCGACCGTCATCGATGCGGTCAACCTGTCCCTCAGCGGCACGGGTGCGCAACACCGCATACACGGCAGCAGCAGCATGGCGTTGGACGGCAAACCTTACAAACTCGAAGTCAACGCGGCGGGCGGTCTGAACAAAGACTTCAATCAGTGGAAAGGCAGCGTGGACACGCTCGACATCGGCGGCGCGTTCAACCTAAAACTGCAAAACCGCATGAACCTCGAAGCAGGCGCGGAGCGCGTTTCCATGAGCGCGGCGCGCTGGAGCGCGATGGGCGGCAGCCTCAACCTGCAAAACTTCGTTTGGGACAAAAAGACCGGCATTGCCAGCAAGGGCAGTGCGCAAAACCTGCACATCACCGAGCTGCAAAATTTCGTCAAAATCCCCGTCGAACACAACTTGGTACTCGGCGGCGATTGGGATTTGGCGTACAGTCAAAACGCCCGCGGCTTCCTCAACATCAACCGCCAAAGCGGCGACATCATTCTGCCGAACAAAGACTTGAAAAAACAAATGCCCTTGGGTTTGAGCGCGCTCGCCCTGCGCACCCGTTTCCAAAACGGCCGCATCGACAGCACGCTTGAAGGCAATACCCGTTTCGGAAGCGTCAACGCCGATTTGGGCATCAGCCAGCAGTTTGGGAGCAAAATCGCCAACGCGCCGGTAAGCGGTAAAATCAATCTCAACATCCCCGACTTGGGCGCAATCAAACCCTTCCTGCCCGCCACCGCACAAAACATTACGGGTCGTCTGAACGCCGCCGCCACCATAGGGGGGCGTATCGGCGCACCTACCGTTGCCGCTATCCTGAAAGGCAACAGCAACTACGGCTCCGCCGATGGTACGGTAAACATCGGACAGGGTGCCGGCCTAGACGCCTCGCCTTTGAGCGGCAAACTCAATCTCAACGTTGCAGAACTAGAAGTCTTCCGCAATTTCCTACCCGTCGGACAAACCGTCAAAGGTCGTCTGAACGCCGCTGTCAGCCTTGGCGGACGCGTCGGCGATCCTCAGTTTTCCGGTACGCTCAACGGCGAAAACCTCTACTACCGCAACCAGACCCAAGGCCTTATCCTCGACAACGGCGTTTTACGTTCCCATTTGCAGGGACAACGCTGGATAATCGACAGCCTGAAGTTCCATAAAGGCGGCACGCTCGAACTCAAAGGGGCAGTCAATATTGCGAATTCCGACCCCGATGTTGATGTTGACGTGGTTTTCAACAAATACGACACCTTGTCCCGCCCAAACCGCCGTTTACGCCTTTCCGGCAGCGCGAAAGTGCTATACAACCGGGCCAGAGGCCTTATTCTCAACGGAACCTTAGACAGCGATTACGGTATGTTCGGTTCGCAAAAATCCTCTATGCCCACATTGGATGACGATGTCGTAGTGTTGGGCGAAGAGAAAAAACAAACCTCCGCCGTAACGCCCATCAGCCTAAACCTCATGCTCAATCTCAACGACAACATCCGTTTCGTCGGCTACGGAGCGGACGTAACCATAGGCGGCAGGCTGAACATCACTTCCCGACCGGGTGAAACCGTCCAAGGCGTCGGTACTGTCCGTGTTGTTAAAGGCCGTTACAAAGCCTACGGACAAGACCTCGACATCACCAAAGGTACGGTTTCTTTCGTCGGCCCGCTCAACAACCCCAACTTGAACATCCGCGCCGAACGCCGCCTTTCCCCCGTCGGTGCGGGCGTAGAAGTCCTCGGCAGCCTCTCCAATCCGCGCGTAACCCTTGTTGCCAAAGAGGCGATGAGTGAGAAAGACAAGCTCTCCTGGCTCATTCTCAACCGCGCCAGCAGCGGCAGCGACGGCGACAATGCCGCACTTTCCGCAGCAGCAGGCGCGCTCCTTGCCGGACAAGTCAACGACAGGCTCGGACTGGTGGACGATTTGGGCATCACCAGCCAACGCAGCCGCAATGCCCAAACCGGCGAGCTCAATCCCGCCGAACAGATGCTTACTGTCGGCAAACAAATCACCGGCAATCTCTACGCAGGTTACGAATATGGGATTTCGAGTGCCGAACAGTCTGTCAAACTGGTCTACCAGCTCACAAGGGCGATCCAAGCCGTTGCCCGCATCGGCAGCCGTTCTTCCGGCGGCGAGTTGAAATATACTATCCGTTTCGACAGGCTCTTCCGTTCGGATTATGAAGACGACCGCAAAATCGAAGAAGCGGAAAAGCAAAAAGCCGCGCAAATGCAATAA
- a CDS encoding mechanosensitive ion channel family protein, which yields MNFDFENLSSFSGWERLVETGMAFGTNLVAALAIFFVGRWIASRLVILMKAALTRAKVDRTLVSFLGNVANIGLLILIIIAALGKLGIPTTSVTALIGGAGLAVALSLKDQLSNFAAGALIILFRPFKVGDYIKVNGFEGTVSEIKMVQTALSTPDNEEIILPNSVVMSNSIVNRSSMPLCRVQVVVGVDYACDLKAAKAAVLKAATEHPLCVQTQGKEAVTYITNLADSAIEITLWAWTNEADLGAFRFGLNEQVVENLRAANINIPFPQRDVHIIQQQG from the coding sequence ATGAATTTCGATTTTGAAAACCTCTCTTCATTCTCAGGCTGGGAACGTCTCGTTGAAACCGGCATGGCATTCGGTACCAACCTCGTTGCTGCTCTGGCGATTTTCTTTGTCGGCAGATGGATAGCCTCCCGCCTCGTTATTTTGATGAAAGCCGCGCTGACCCGCGCCAAAGTGGACAGGACGCTGGTAAGCTTTCTGGGCAATGTAGCCAATATCGGTCTGTTAATCCTGATCATCATTGCCGCGCTGGGCAAACTGGGCATCCCGACCACGTCGGTTACCGCCTTAATCGGCGGTGCGGGTTTGGCGGTGGCTTTGTCGCTGAAAGACCAACTGTCGAACTTTGCCGCCGGCGCGCTGATTATCCTGTTCCGTCCGTTTAAAGTCGGCGACTACATCAAGGTCAACGGCTTCGAAGGCACGGTGAGCGAAATTAAAATGGTGCAGACTGCGCTGAGTACGCCGGACAACGAAGAAATCATCCTGCCCAACAGCGTCGTCATGAGCAACAGTATCGTGAACCGTTCTTCCATGCCGCTGTGCCGCGTGCAGGTGGTGGTCGGCGTCGATTACGCCTGCGATTTGAAGGCCGCCAAAGCCGCCGTTTTGAAAGCCGCCACCGAGCATCCTTTGTGCGTACAGACCCAAGGCAAAGAGGCAGTAACATATATTACCAACTTGGCCGACAGTGCCATCGAAATCACGCTTTGGGCGTGGACGAACGAAGCCGATTTGGGCGCGTTCCGCTTCGGGCTGAACGAGCAGGTAGTGGAAAACCTGCGTGCCGCCAATATCAATATTCCTTTCCCGCAGCGCGATGTGCATATCATCCAGCAGCAGGGGTAA
- a CDS encoding heme-binding protein: MRGIKSVALLCTLALGAPAFSAGLTKTLPGDLTTAQAQAVVQASMKKAREIKVPMNIAVMDAGGNLKAFARMDDAFIGSIDIAQKKAKTARYFNMSTRDLGKASQPGGELYGIEVTNDGLVIFPGGVLLVDKNGVIVGSVGVSGGTVDEDESVAKAGAAVLSGR, from the coding sequence ATGCGCGGCATAAAATCAGTTGCATTGTTGTGTACTTTGGCATTGGGTGCGCCGGCGTTTTCGGCGGGTTTGACCAAAACACTACCGGGCGATTTGACGACGGCTCAGGCGCAGGCGGTGGTACAGGCTTCGATGAAAAAGGCGCGTGAAATCAAGGTGCCGATGAATATCGCGGTTATGGACGCGGGCGGTAATTTGAAGGCGTTTGCGCGTATGGACGATGCGTTTATCGGCAGCATTGATATTGCGCAGAAAAAGGCGAAAACGGCGCGTTATTTCAATATGTCCACCCGCGATTTGGGCAAGGCTTCGCAGCCGGGCGGTGAGCTTTACGGCATTGAGGTGACCAACGACGGTTTGGTGATTTTTCCCGGCGGTGTGCTGCTGGTGGATAAAAACGGCGTTATCGTCGGCAGCGTCGGCGTGAGCGGCGGAACGGTCGATGAAGACGAAAGCGTCGCGAAAGCAGGTGCGGCGGTATTGTCGGGCAGGTAA